A part of Candidatus Cloacimonadota bacterium genomic DNA contains:
- a CDS encoding DUF512 domain-containing protein, whose product MIISINGNSINDFLDLQYHSADEILHIEIEAKNGEKRLIEIHQDWQKPLGIEPAPHRCRNCANNCIFCFIDQMRPDIRKSLYVKDDDFRLSFVYGNFITLTNLSSQDFNKIIDQRISPLYISVHTTNPILHKKMMRYKHDFNINKQLEMLSQNGIELHTQIVVVPGWNDGFELENSLQDLSSEKINALSIGIVPVGLTKYRTSLTKINKMTAKEAKLILNLSSKFPHTYCSDEIFLLADKPIPQEEYYDDYPQLENGIGMLRLLLENWKSNRSEFINFIKRSNNKFVFITGELAFNTIDRISKDINNELPEKIRTKKIINNFLGNSVTVTGLLAAEDIVQQIDLQADEILVIPGNVINNDQLTIDNLHISIICKNFRRNLILIQEEFEYWKVIEYK is encoded by the coding sequence ATGATAATTTCCATCAATGGGAATTCCATTAACGACTTTTTAGACCTGCAATATCATAGTGCTGATGAAATATTGCACATTGAAATAGAAGCGAAGAATGGTGAAAAAAGGTTGATTGAAATCCATCAGGACTGGCAAAAACCATTGGGAATAGAACCCGCACCACATCGCTGCCGTAACTGTGCCAATAACTGCATTTTTTGTTTTATCGATCAGATGCGCCCTGATATTCGGAAATCTCTATATGTAAAAGATGATGATTTTCGTCTTTCGTTCGTTTATGGAAATTTCATTACTCTTACAAATCTTTCCAGTCAGGATTTTAATAAGATCATCGATCAGCGAATTTCACCTTTGTATATCTCGGTTCACACGACCAATCCAATCCTGCACAAAAAAATGATGCGTTACAAACATGATTTTAATATAAATAAGCAGTTAGAAATGCTATCTCAAAATGGTATCGAGCTGCATACTCAAATAGTTGTAGTTCCGGGTTGGAATGATGGATTTGAACTGGAAAATTCTCTCCAGGATCTTTCTTCAGAAAAAATCAATGCCCTCTCGATCGGAATAGTTCCTGTTGGCCTTACAAAATATCGAACATCTTTGACCAAAATAAACAAAATGACTGCCAAAGAAGCTAAATTAATTTTGAATCTATCATCCAAATTTCCACATACTTATTGTTCAGACGAAATTTTTCTTTTGGCAGATAAACCCATTCCCCAGGAAGAATATTACGATGACTATCCTCAATTGGAAAACGGCATTGGAATGCTAAGGTTGCTTCTGGAAAACTGGAAGTCAAATCGATCTGAATTTATCAATTTCATAAAGAGATCAAATAATAAATTTGTTTTCATAACTGGTGAGTTGGCTTTCAATACAATCGATAGAATCTCAAAAGATATCAATAATGAACTTCCAGAAAAAATTAGAACAAAGAAAATCATTAATAACTTCCTGGGAAATTCAGTTACAGTTACCGGTCTTCTGGCAGCAGAAGATATTGTTCAACAGATAGATCTACAAGCTGATGAAATTCTTGTAATTCCAGGTAATGTAATAAATAATGATCAACTTACAATTGATAATCTGCACATCTCGATAATCTGTAAAAATTTCAGAAGAAATTTAATTTTGATTCAGGAAGAATTCGAATATTGGAAAGTAATTGAATATAAGTAG
- the rplU gene encoding 50S ribosomal protein L21, translated as MYAIVDFKGVQLKVEKDQIIKVPYLSELEVGAEVEMSDVLLLKTDKDTIIGTPKVKNAKVTAEVIEHWKDKKVIVFKKKRRKGYEKKQGHRQNYTQIKIKDIIN; from the coding sequence ATGTACGCAATAGTAGATTTTAAAGGCGTTCAACTTAAAGTTGAAAAAGACCAGATCATAAAAGTTCCTTATCTGAGTGAACTGGAAGTAGGAGCAGAAGTGGAAATGTCCGATGTATTATTACTTAAAACGGACAAAGACACGATCATTGGAACTCCGAAAGTAAAAAATGCCAAAGTAACAGCAGAAGTTATTGAGCATTGGAAAGATAAAAAAGTAATTGTCTTCAAAAAGAAAAGACGTAAAGGCTATGAGAAAAAACAAGGCCATCGTCAGAATTATACTCAGATAAAGATCAAGGACATTATTAACTAA
- the rpmA gene encoding 50S ribosomal protein L27 has product MAHKKGVGSSKNGRDSNPQYLGVKKYGGQFVLAGNIIVRQRGTRIHKGENVGIGNDYTLFSLIDGFVTYETKKAGRKFVNVYPEKN; this is encoded by the coding sequence ATGGCACATAAGAAAGGTGTTGGAAGTAGTAAGAACGGAAGAGACAGTAATCCTCAATATCTTGGTGTGAAGAAATACGGCGGTCAGTTTGTATTGGCAGGAAATATTATAGTTCGTCAACGTGGTACAAGAATTCATAAGGGCGAAAATGTTGGAATTGGAAACGATTATACACTTTTCAGCCTTATCGATGGATTTGTTACTTATGAAACAAAAAAAGCAGGCCGTAAATTCGTGAATGTTTATCCCGAAAAAAATTAA
- a CDS encoding PAS domain S-box protein → MKKRILVVENEIIIAEDIKKTLIKNNYDVIDVIGTGKQAISEIPKQKPDIILMDIMLDDKISGIQVAEDIKSTNIPVVFLTAYADAEKIEKVKLTETFGYLIKPFRERELIATMEMALYKNKIEMQLRKSLMDYERIFENIQDVYFETDTKGRILQISPSILENSSYSIEDIIGANIKDFVYNIDYIDAFISKLTKERYVKDYTLTFKDLDGSKITTLCSAKFIIDKNLDKCKVVGSLKNITENIQTKESIADNMNKYKSLFETTMDAVILYGKEGIVDCNQQALELLRLDKKDFLLNTHPEDYSPKYQPNGTSSKKLAEEYTKEVFEKGNKEFEWTFKKADRTTFKAKVWFSVININGKRIIQSTVKDLSQIESMKRKLEFQQNEIENKIQDSTSKLKNEIKTLKKINLDKSKEIEKIKTNEAFYNALFQNNPVETIVVNKKGEIVRFNLAVKNNRSRPPKIGDRMYIDYAARHKTDMFGNLVDCIRNGKQKTFSDLAYKDKIWDITIAPYEHGAIISSRNVTAQKQAEERLMKLNDIFAKLGRDAQSNIDVIIKEVSQILSSTCSLLVLKNPIKNDYSIFSSHNLPPDFKSDEELLRFKNFQEKENILIIEDIENSEFSDIIKFSGRYGLNSLMCFPVYNQQKYFGSICILDTKIRNYSDMEQHVFSTMAKLVSNEIERMRFSNSLKKISMTQKLMLNTARQINSSLDFKEVTRKITMEAMDLLNAYGCAVYLLDDDNKTLKPIVVIDPEFEEEIANTPIEIDNSYTGKAIINKKVMIFNDTAQKDNGFQIPGTTELDNERILAAPLISEEKIYGAICLNKMGANFTTENAEIMEILANHATTALKNAETFEKLQHEMQERLQAELQRDESLKELNSLQSNVPVGIFRSTPEGKLISINHPFVKMFGYKNEEEIININTKEFYADLNDRKKVIDQLRSEGVVDDLELQLKSKDGAKFWALLSIKAVYDEDDNWVFQDGIINDITKRKSAEEILLRTQMRLTTVLESVPNIVLFETAGKQEFISDNVEHLLGYKAKEFQQDPDFFFKLVHEDDIEFVEKKYAEWKDNKRKGLLTLWCRIRKADGEYLWIEDRRVETEDGFGNKFESGVRIDTTNLKNAEEELKLSYEKLQKLLAETVNGLVSAVEMRDPYTAGHQRRVAQLSTAIAEKMKLSKHDIEGLNLASLVHDIGKINVPAEILSKPGRLTDTEFNLIKTHPQTGYDILKSIDFPWPVAEIVLQHQERYDGSSYPQGLKGNEINIMARIICVADVVEAMSSHRPYRPSLGTEMAIGEIKKNRGKLYDPKVVDACLELFEKDNFTFSDEV, encoded by the coding sequence ATGAAAAAAAGGATTCTGGTTGTAGAAAACGAAATAATCATTGCAGAAGATATTAAAAAGACTCTCATAAAAAACAATTATGATGTAATCGATGTAATTGGAACTGGAAAACAAGCAATCTCAGAAATTCCAAAGCAGAAACCCGATATAATCCTGATGGATATTATGCTGGATGACAAAATCAGTGGAATCCAGGTGGCAGAAGATATAAAAAGCACAAATATTCCTGTTGTTTTCCTCACAGCCTATGCCGATGCAGAAAAGATCGAGAAAGTAAAACTGACTGAAACTTTCGGTTATCTGATAAAACCTTTCCGGGAAAGAGAATTGATAGCAACTATGGAAATGGCTTTATACAAAAATAAAATAGAAATGCAGCTTCGTAAAAGCTTGATGGATTATGAAAGGATTTTTGAAAACATTCAGGATGTCTATTTTGAAACAGATACAAAAGGCAGAATTCTGCAGATAAGTCCTTCAATTTTAGAAAATTCCAGCTATTCCATTGAAGATATTATCGGTGCTAACATCAAAGATTTTGTATATAATATCGATTATATCGATGCCTTTATATCCAAATTGACAAAAGAAAGATACGTAAAGGATTACACCTTAACTTTCAAAGATTTGGATGGAAGTAAAATCACGACTTTATGTTCAGCAAAATTCATTATCGACAAAAACCTGGATAAATGCAAGGTCGTTGGTTCCTTAAAGAATATAACGGAGAATATTCAAACTAAAGAATCGATCGCAGATAACATGAACAAGTATAAATCTCTTTTCGAAACTACGATGGATGCAGTTATATTATATGGCAAAGAAGGAATTGTAGATTGCAATCAACAGGCTTTGGAGTTATTGAGATTAGATAAAAAAGATTTTTTACTGAATACTCACCCCGAAGATTATTCACCAAAATATCAGCCAAACGGCACTTCATCAAAGAAATTAGCAGAAGAATATACGAAAGAAGTATTTGAAAAAGGCAATAAAGAATTCGAATGGACTTTTAAGAAAGCAGATAGAACAACTTTTAAGGCAAAAGTTTGGTTTTCTGTAATTAACATAAACGGAAAAAGGATAATTCAAAGCACAGTAAAAGATCTTAGCCAGATAGAATCTATGAAACGAAAACTTGAATTTCAGCAAAACGAAATTGAGAATAAGATCCAGGATTCTACATCCAAATTAAAAAATGAGATTAAAACTCTAAAAAAAATCAATCTTGATAAATCCAAAGAAATAGAAAAAATCAAAACAAATGAAGCATTCTACAATGCACTGTTTCAAAACAATCCTGTAGAAACTATAGTAGTAAATAAAAAAGGAGAGATCGTAAGATTCAATCTGGCAGTAAAAAATAATCGCAGTCGCCCACCAAAAATTGGAGATCGTATGTACATCGATTATGCTGCCAGGCACAAAACAGATATGTTTGGCAACTTGGTGGATTGCATCAGAAATGGAAAACAGAAAACATTTTCCGATCTTGCTTACAAAGATAAGATCTGGGATATTACGATAGCACCATATGAACATGGCGCTATCATTAGCTCCAGAAATGTAACTGCGCAAAAACAAGCCGAAGAACGCTTGATGAAATTGAATGATATATTTGCAAAACTGGGACGTGATGCTCAGTCAAATATAGATGTTATCATTAAAGAAGTTAGCCAGATCTTGAGCTCCACATGCAGTTTGCTTGTTCTAAAAAATCCCATCAAAAATGATTATTCGATCTTCTCTTCTCATAATTTACCACCAGATTTTAAATCTGACGAAGAACTATTGAGATTTAAGAATTTCCAGGAAAAAGAAAATATTTTGATAATTGAGGATATTGAAAATAGTGAATTCAGTGATATAATAAAATTCAGCGGAAGATATGGCTTGAATTCTCTTATGTGCTTTCCCGTTTACAATCAGCAGAAATATTTTGGCTCCATTTGCATATTAGATACTAAAATTAGAAATTATTCTGATATGGAACAACACGTTTTTTCTACTATGGCAAAATTAGTTTCCAACGAAATAGAAAGAATGCGGTTTTCCAATTCACTCAAGAAAATTTCCATGACCCAGAAATTAATGCTCAACACAGCTCGACAGATCAATTCCAGTTTGGATTTTAAAGAAGTTACACGCAAGATAACCATGGAAGCTATGGATCTTTTAAATGCTTATGGCTGTGCCGTTTATCTTTTGGATGATGACAATAAAACCTTAAAACCAATTGTGGTAATAGATCCTGAATTCGAAGAAGAAATAGCTAATACACCTATCGAGATAGATAACAGCTACACAGGAAAAGCTATTATAAATAAAAAAGTGATGATCTTTAACGATACAGCTCAAAAAGATAATGGCTTCCAGATTCCCGGCACTACAGAACTGGATAATGAAAGGATTCTGGCAGCTCCGCTGATTTCAGAAGAAAAAATCTATGGTGCTATTTGCCTCAATAAGATGGGAGCAAATTTCACTACAGAAAATGCAGAGATCATGGAGATTCTGGCAAATCATGCTACCACCGCTCTCAAGAATGCAGAAACATTTGAGAAATTGCAACACGAAATGCAGGAAAGATTGCAGGCAGAGCTGCAGAGAGATGAGAGTTTGAAAGAACTTAATTCATTGCAATCCAATGTGCCGGTTGGTATTTTCCGTTCTACTCCAGAAGGTAAATTGATATCAATAAATCATCCTTTTGTTAAGATGTTTGGCTACAAAAACGAAGAAGAGATCATAAATATAAATACGAAAGAATTTTATGCCGATCTGAATGACAGAAAGAAAGTTATCGATCAACTTAGATCTGAAGGTGTAGTTGATGATCTTGAACTACAGTTAAAAAGTAAAGACGGCGCTAAATTCTGGGCTCTTCTCAGTATAAAAGCCGTTTATGATGAAGATGATAACTGGGTTTTTCAGGATGGAATCATCAATGACATCACCAAACGAAAATCTGCCGAAGAAATCCTTTTGCGAACGCAAATGCGATTGACTACAGTACTGGAAAGTGTTCCCAATATTGTTCTTTTTGAAACAGCCGGAAAACAGGAATTTATTTCTGATAACGTTGAACATTTATTAGGATATAAAGCTAAAGAATTCCAGCAGGATCCTGATTTTTTCTTCAAATTAGTTCATGAAGATGATATTGAGTTCGTCGAGAAAAAATACGCTGAATGGAAAGACAATAAACGAAAAGGATTGTTAACTCTCTGGTGCCGAATCCGCAAAGCAGATGGTGAATATCTCTGGATAGAAGATCGCAGAGTAGAAACTGAAGATGGTTTCGGCAATAAATTTGAAAGCGGCGTGCGCATCGATACGACCAACCTGAAGAACGCTGAAGAAGAGCTGAAACTGAGTTATGAAAAACTTCAAAAGTTATTGGCGGAAACAGTAAATGGCCTTGTTTCTGCGGTGGAAATGCGCGATCCATACACAGCTGGTCATCAGCGCCGAGTTGCTCAACTTTCCACGGCAATCGCCGAGAAAATGAAACTTAGTAAACATGATATAGAAGGTTTAAATCTTGCATCGTTGGTTCACGATATTGGTAAAATAAATGTTCCGGCAGAAATTTTAAGCAAACCCGGCAGATTGACTGATACCGAATTCAACCTGATAAAAACGCATCCGCAAACCGGATATGATATTTTAAAATCAATCGATTTCCCGTGGCCCGTAGCAGAGATCGTTCTGCAGCATCAGGAACGTTACGACGGATCATCGTATCCGCAGGGATTGAAAGGTAATGAAATCAACATCATGGCAAGAATTATCTGCGTGGCAGACGTTGTGGAAGCGATGTCTTCCCACCGACCGTATCGTCCCTCTCTGGGCACAGAAATGGCTATCGGAGAAATCAAAAAGAATCGCGGGAAACTTTACGATCCCAAAGTGGTAGATGCCTGTTTAGAATTATTCGAAAAAGATAATTTTACGTTTTCGGATGAAGTATAA
- a CDS encoding lysine exporter LysO family protein → MKNSLIIVAFFAVGVVFGMHEIIPEFLLKNDFSSYALYLLIFLVGIDVGSDSSNWKMLKSHKMKILLIPLTTIIGTLIGAGLISFVFHTISVKDSLAVGAGFGYYSLSSIVISQMAGKTLGVIALLANVTREIFTLLFTPILEKLFGKLAPIVSGGATSMDTTLPIISKYSGKKYILISVFHGTVLTILVPIIVTIILKIF, encoded by the coding sequence ATGAAGAATAGCCTTATTATTGTTGCTTTCTTTGCTGTTGGTGTAGTGTTTGGAATGCATGAAATCATTCCCGAATTTCTTTTGAAAAATGATTTTAGTTCATATGCATTGTATCTACTGATCTTCCTGGTTGGAATTGATGTGGGGAGTGATTCTTCTAATTGGAAAATGCTGAAATCACACAAAATGAAAATACTGTTGATCCCTTTAACAACAATAATTGGAACTCTAATCGGTGCAGGATTGATAAGTTTTGTCTTTCATACAATTTCCGTTAAAGATTCACTTGCAGTTGGTGCAGGTTTTGGATATTATAGTTTATCCAGCATCGTCATTTCGCAGATGGCAGGAAAAACTTTAGGAGTTATTGCCCTTCTGGCAAATGTTACTCGAGAAATATTCACACTTCTATTCACCCCGATATTAGAAAAACTATTCGGAAAGTTAGCTCCAATCGTTTCCGGTGGAGCTACTTCCATGGACACTACTTTACCGATCATCTCAAAGTACAGCGGAAAAAAATATATCCTCATCTCAGTTTTTCATGGAACTGTTCTCACCATTTTGGTTCCGATAATAGTAACAATAATATTAAAAATCTTTTAA
- a CDS encoding LysO family transporter: MLIVLLFLAAGIFAGHLLKQKKNIILLSNKLLMLSIFLLLFLLGVEVGKNQTILSNFADIGIKAILISLSGIFSSVFLSMFVYRIFFRKKDEE; encoded by the coding sequence ATGCTTATAGTTCTACTTTTTCTTGCAGCTGGCATTTTTGCTGGTCATCTTCTAAAACAAAAAAAGAATATTATCTTACTTTCAAATAAACTTCTTATGCTGTCGATTTTTCTACTTCTCTTCCTTTTGGGAGTGGAAGTGGGAAAAAATCAGACAATACTATCCAACTTTGCCGATATTGGTATCAAAGCTATTTTAATTTCACTTTCCGGAATTTTCTCCAGTGTTTTTCTTTCCATGTTCGTTTATCGCATTTTCTTTAGGAAGAAAGATGAAGAATAG
- a CDS encoding Rne/Rng family ribonuclease, with translation MYCEIIVNVNLYETRIAILEDNLLVELFAEKKEKELIVGNIYKGIIKNVLPGMGAAFVDIGLARTAFLHFKDIDPNTLTKVKKKIYNRRDSSLIGKIIQPNQEIVVQVKKDPIGKKGARVTGKLSIPGKFLVLMPHQKKIAISRKISSSKEKNRIKKIFENLKDDSDGIIVRTDTEGIVEEDFEQEYNGLNRTWKLVEKQIKHAKGPACIYDENDLSFTLVRDLFNSSVERLVVDDKKLRQRIVSRMKNITPELIDRIELYNEDSPIFDAFGIEKEISTIFNSRVNLPSGGNITIEQTEALVAVDVNTGSFTGSGHYEQTIEHTNVEAAKEIARQIRLRDLSGIMVIDFIDMRSEDGRDNVYDVFKTAMKRDRAKNKVFPINQLGLLNISRKRSRPSLLLSYSEQCPHCHGTGRLLSRDSVTIQISRWLQRANYFIKNDPLKVYAHRNVINFINENTDIFDNISNKIEFIIDHQIESDKFRVISSKTNKDITLNYSI, from the coding sequence ATGTATTGTGAAATTATAGTAAACGTAAACTTATACGAAACCAGAATTGCCATTCTGGAAGACAACTTGTTAGTAGAACTTTTTGCTGAAAAAAAAGAGAAAGAATTAATTGTTGGAAATATATATAAAGGAATAATTAAAAATGTTCTTCCTGGAATGGGAGCAGCTTTCGTTGATATCGGTTTAGCAAGAACTGCCTTTCTACATTTCAAAGATATCGATCCAAATACTCTTACAAAAGTTAAGAAAAAGATCTATAATAGAAGAGATTCTTCTTTGATCGGTAAGATAATTCAACCGAATCAGGAAATCGTTGTTCAAGTAAAAAAAGATCCCATTGGTAAGAAAGGAGCTAGAGTAACCGGCAAATTATCGATTCCTGGTAAATTTCTGGTTCTGATGCCGCATCAGAAAAAGATTGCGATCTCTCGCAAAATATCATCTTCCAAAGAAAAGAACAGAATAAAAAAGATCTTTGAGAATTTAAAGGATGATAGTGATGGAATTATCGTTCGAACCGATACCGAAGGGATTGTAGAAGAAGATTTTGAGCAGGAGTACAATGGTTTGAATAGAACCTGGAAACTTGTTGAAAAACAAATTAAGCACGCCAAAGGTCCTGCTTGTATTTATGATGAAAATGATCTTTCTTTTACTTTAGTACGAGATCTTTTCAATTCTAGCGTAGAAAGATTAGTCGTAGATGATAAAAAATTGAGACAGCGAATTGTCTCCAGAATGAAAAACATTACTCCCGAACTAATCGACAGAATAGAATTATATAACGAAGATTCACCTATTTTTGATGCATTTGGCATTGAGAAGGAAATTTCTACGATATTTAATTCAAGGGTTAATCTTCCCAGTGGCGGGAATATTACGATCGAACAGACAGAAGCCCTCGTAGCTGTCGATGTAAATACGGGAAGTTTTACAGGTTCCGGCCATTATGAACAGACGATAGAACATACCAATGTAGAAGCTGCAAAGGAAATTGCCCGTCAAATACGTCTGCGTGATCTAAGCGGCATCATGGTTATAGATTTTATCGATATGAGGAGTGAAGACGGCCGGGATAATGTTTACGATGTTTTCAAAACTGCCATGAAGCGCGATCGGGCAAAAAATAAAGTTTTTCCGATCAATCAATTAGGCCTTTTGAATATTTCCAGAAAAAGATCTCGTCCCAGCTTACTTCTTTCTTATTCCGAACAATGTCCTCACTGTCATGGTACTGGCAGATTATTATCACGAGATTCTGTTACAATTCAAATATCCCGCTGGTTGCAGCGTGCAAATTATTTCATAAAAAATGATCCTCTAAAAGTTTACGCTCATCGAAATGTTATAAATTTCATTAACGAAAATACAGATATTTTTGATAATATTTCCAATAAAATCGAATTTATCATAGATCATCAAATTGAATCAGATAAATTTCGGGTCATTTCCAGTAAAACAAATAAGGATATCACTTTAAATTACAGCATCTAA
- a CDS encoding phosphoenolpyruvate carboxykinase (ATP) produces MQSTLSKVLKDHPNILDNISRVDMIEHAVENKEALVSANGNLVTWTPPESTGRSPKDTVIVKRSENENTIDWNSPNCIPIEPKTFDLAFEDAINLIKSKEKIYITDRVIGADPNYALPTRVITDRSLTVLFTDNMFRAIPEDLEKSCFADKGFTLLVLPYNKLDRKRYDGLLRKLPNGKTSNMIVAMDFERRFGVIIGSAYGGSVKKLMFTVMNYYLPAEGILPLHCSANEGKKGDSALLLGLSGTGKTTLSADPSRALLGDDEHGWSNDGIANFENGCYAKLINLNPEKEPEIYNAVFHDDEYTNHGAIVENCMMYPNGTFDLDDERLTPNSRASYLLSFLSNIKPSSISGHPKTILFLTADANAVLPPVAKLNPEQAMLWFLMGYTSKLAGTETGIVEPVTTFSRFFGEPFMPRNPDHYATLLGEKMKKFNTKVYLINTGWSGGPYGIGKRMDINLTRSLVNATLEGTLENVEYYEDKIFHIMVPKTCPGVDSSILTAKNTWDDKEAYDVRAKKLASEFSAHFDKAYGDKDLDPAIMKQCPNK; encoded by the coding sequence ATGCAAAGTACTTTGAGTAAAGTTCTGAAAGATCATCCAAACATCTTAGACAACATTTCACGAGTTGATATGATCGAACATGCCGTCGAGAACAAAGAAGCTCTGGTTTCGGCAAATGGTAATCTTGTTACCTGGACGCCGCCAGAATCTACAGGTAGAAGCCCCAAAGATACGGTAATAGTAAAAAGATCGGAAAATGAAAACACTATCGATTGGAATTCTCCAAACTGCATTCCAATCGAACCAAAAACTTTTGATCTGGCTTTTGAAGACGCAATAAATCTTATAAAATCAAAAGAAAAAATCTACATTACAGACAGAGTTATCGGAGCAGATCCGAATTATGCCTTACCAACAAGAGTTATTACCGACAGATCATTGACTGTTTTATTTACAGACAATATGTTCAGAGCAATTCCAGAAGATCTTGAAAAAAGTTGTTTTGCAGATAAAGGTTTTACGTTATTAGTGCTGCCCTACAATAAACTTGATAGAAAAAGATATGATGGACTTCTAAGAAAATTGCCAAACGGTAAAACTTCCAATATGATCGTAGCAATGGATTTCGAAAGAAGATTTGGAGTTATCATCGGTTCAGCTTATGGTGGAAGTGTAAAAAAATTGATGTTTACCGTTATGAATTATTATCTTCCTGCTGAAGGAATTCTGCCTTTACATTGTTCAGCCAACGAAGGCAAAAAAGGTGATTCTGCTCTTTTATTGGGGCTTTCCGGAACAGGAAAAACCACTTTATCTGCTGATCCATCTAGAGCTCTTCTGGGTGATGATGAACACGGCTGGAGCAACGATGGAATTGCTAATTTTGAAAATGGATGTTATGCCAAACTCATAAACTTGAATCCCGAAAAAGAACCCGAAATTTATAATGCTGTTTTTCATGATGATGAATACACAAATCATGGCGCTATCGTGGAAAATTGTATGATGTATCCAAACGGAACTTTTGATCTTGATGATGAGAGATTAACACCGAATTCTCGAGCATCCTATCTGCTTTCTTTTCTCAGCAATATCAAACCTTCATCAATATCTGGTCATCCCAAAACCATTTTGTTCCTTACTGCAGATGCCAATGCGGTTCTTCCTCCAGTTGCAAAATTAAATCCTGAGCAGGCAATGCTCTGGTTCTTGATGGGTTACACAAGCAAGCTGGCTGGAACAGAAACCGGAATTGTGGAACCTGTTACTACTTTCTCCAGATTTTTCGGTGAACCTTTCATGCCAAGAAATCCTGATCATTATGCCACACTTCTCGGTGAAAAAATGAAAAAATTTAATACCAAAGTATATCTTATAAACACAGGCTGGAGTGGTGGGCCTTATGGAATTGGTAAAAGAATGGATATCAATCTTACCAGATCACTTGTAAATGCAACTCTTGAAGGAACTCTGGAGAATGTAGAATATTACGAAGACAAAATTTTCCATATTATGGTTCCCAAAACTTGTCCGGGAGTTGATTCGAGTATTCTTACTGCAAAAAACACCTGGGACGACAAAGAAGCCTACGATGTTAGAGCAAAGAAATTAGCATCCGAATTCAGCGCTCATTTCGATAAAGCTTATGGTGATAAAGATCTTGATCCTGCCATAATGAAACAATGCCCCAATAAATAA